Genomic DNA from Herpetosiphon gulosus:
TTATGCACAGCCTTGTGCAAGCGCACCCTTGGACAGATGAGCAGCGTTTGGATTTGGTCAAGGATTATCAGCAGTATCAGAAGCGCTTTTTTGGTACACTCGAAGATGAATATGGCGCGAATGCGCATGAATACACTGAGGCTTGTGGCTACCTTTTGTACAATTTGCTCTCAGTCCGCGACTTAATGGATGCATTGGGACCACACTGTTTTGCAGATGACCCAGCGCAATGGCAAATCGAAGCAATCATGCTCAATCTTGCCTTGACGATTGCCATGCCCAAAGCATTTATTAACGAATTAGAATCGATTGATACACCGAGAAATCCAAATTTGATTTATGATCCGCATCGTTATTGGTGGCGCTATCGCGAAGGCTATAGCAACCTAAATTGGCTCACGGAAATCTTATTTCAGCCAGATTAGGCTTTATATATTTTCGATTCAAGCCATGATTTGGATTGATCACCACCCTTCCGTCGAACCTCAAGGCGGGAGACGCAGGGGCTTTAATCCCCTGCACCCCTCAAGGACGATTGGTGGTTGGCAGGCAACGTGCGATAAACTTAACGAGTTTTGTACGCAGCGAGGATTCAATGCTACTGATCGCTTACCCCTGACCGCTAGCCCCGCGTGCCACCTGCAAACGCGGGGTTGGCTGGCGGCTCGGCAGTTGGCTTAATACGATGCTAGCCAGCACCACCAACGCGCCCAACATTTGCAACCAACTCAGGCGTTGATCGAGCACCAACCAACCTAGCACGGTTGCCGAAACTGGGCTAAGCAAAATCAAAAACGACATGGTGGAGGTTTTCAGACGTTCGATGCCGCGAAACCAAAAGAGATAGGCCACGCCCGTGTTGACAAGCCCAATCAGGCCAAAACCCAGCCAATTGCTGGCGGTAAAAGCTGGCGGTGGCCCTTCAATCAACAAAGCGATCGGCACAATCATCAGGCCACCAACCACCAATTGCCAAGCGGTGTAGGTCAATAAGGGCACTGGCCGACCCCAATGTTTGTTCAAGGTAATGCCCACGCCATAGAGCATCGCGCCACCAAAAGCTGCCAGCATGCCCCAAGCATCAAGTTGAGCCTGTGGATTGAGTAGCATCATGCCAACCCCAACCACACCTAAACCAGCCATCAACAGCAAGCGCGAAGTGACCCGCTCTTTGAGCACCACCCAGCCCCAAAAGGCCACGATAAACGGCTGCAATGCGCCCAAAGTGGCGGCAATCCCGCCAGGCAAGCGGTAGGCGGCAATAAATAATAATGGGAAGAAGAAGCCAATATTCAACGCGCCCAGCACCAACGAACGCCACCACCAAATGCCCTTGGGCAATTGCCGACCCAAGGCCAAAAAGATCAAGCCAATTGGTAAGGCCCGCATCACGCCCACCAACAACGGACGGTTGGCTGGCAGCCACTCAGTAGTAATGACATAGGTTGTGCCCCATAAAATTGGAGCAATCGCGGTCAAGAGCATATTCCATAGTCGTTGCATCGCCGCTGCCTTCGCTAAATCCCATCAGCACTATCTAGCGACAATCCTGATGGGATTGATAATTTATCTTGACATCAAGATATAAGTAATTTATCTTCATGTCAAGTATCTTTATATCGAGACAGTTTTATGCACAACGAGGTTAATAGTTTTTGGTTGAGTGCCTACGAGAACGACTGAACTTCGATCTTCCTTCAATTAGCTTGATAGCATATTCGCGGTTCAGTTGCCCAAACAGCCTTCCAGCAATTCAGCGGCTTGGGCTTATGTCGCCACTCCATAGATCGTCAGCCAATCGAGAACCTGGCGAATACTCCCAATCGCAACCGCAATACAGCTATCGGCAGCTCCATAATAGACATGCAGGGTATCGCCATCAGCTAGG
This window encodes:
- a CDS encoding EamA family transporter, which codes for MQRLWNMLLTAIAPILWGTTYVITTEWLPANRPLLVGVMRALPIGLIFLALGRQLPKGIWWWRSLVLGALNIGFFFPLLFIAAYRLPGGIAATLGALQPFIVAFWGWVVLKERVTSRLLLMAGLGVVGVGMMLLNPQAQLDAWGMLAAFGGAMLYGVGITLNKHWGRPVPLLTYTAWQLVVGGLMIVPIALLIEGPPPAFTASNWLGFGLIGLVNTGVAYLFWFRGIERLKTSTMSFLILLSPVSATVLGWLVLDQRLSWLQMLGALVVLASIVLSQLPSRQPTPRLQVARGASGQG